The sequence CCGCCGCCGCGACGTGGACGATGCGCTCCAGCAGCGCGGTGAGCCGCTCCTGCGGGGTGTCGCCGACGGCGAGCGCGTCGATGTCGTCGGTGACGTGGTGCGCCCAGGTCGCCGCCACCTCGGTGAGCAGGTGGTCCTTGGTGGCGAAGTACCGGTAGACGGTCGCGCGGGCGACCCCGGCGCGGTCGGCCACGTCGTGCATGGTGACGGCCGGGTACCCGCCCTCCAGCGCGAGCTCGCGGGCCGAGTCGATCAGGCGCTCGCGGCGCGCCTGCTGATCCTTGCTCAGCGTCCGCGTGACGGTGAACCGCGCATCGCCGCTCAAATCGCACTGCCCTTCCGCATGGCCCGCCTCGCC is a genomic window of Actinomadura citrea containing:
- a CDS encoding TetR/AcrR family transcriptional regulator; amino-acid sequence: MSGDARFTVTRTLSKDQQARRERLIDSARELALEGGYPAVTMHDVADRAGVARATVYRYFATKDHLLTEVAATWAHHVTDDIDALAVGDTPQERLTALLERIVHVAAAEPTLTSAIIQAVTSDDSSVDDARTVLFLFLRDRLSTAIGDPVPERDDVEIVLAHILLAALISLASLRQPAEEVAAMVRTAGRLVLAGAFAAPAPG